The Agromyces mangrovi genome contains a region encoding:
- the rpmC gene encoding 50S ribosomal protein L29, with product MAVGSKELAPIELDTFEDERLVDELKKAKEELFNLRFQAATGQLESHGRLKAVKRDIARIYTVIRERELGIRATPAPVEVPAKAEKPAKKTKKAAAAEADAETKEA from the coding sequence ATGGCCGTCGGATCCAAGGAGCTCGCCCCCATCGAGCTCGACACCTTCGAAGACGAGCGACTCGTCGACGAGCTGAAGAAGGCAAAGGAAGAGCTTTTCAACCTGCGCTTCCAGGCCGCCACCGGTCAGCTCGAGAGCCACGGCCGCCTGAAGGCCGTCAAGCGCGACATCGCGCGCATCTACACCGTGATCCGCGAGCGCGAGCTCGGCATCCGCGCCACCCCGGCCCCGGTCGAGGTGCCCGCGAAGGCCGAGAAGCCCGCGAAGAAGACCAAGAAGGCAGCGGCCGCCGAGGCCGACGCCGAGACGAAGGAGGCCTGA
- the rplP gene encoding 50S ribosomal protein L16, protein MLIPRRVKYRKQHHPGRRGQATGGTKVSFGEYGIQALTPAYVTNRQIESARIAVTRHIKRGGKVWINIYPDRPLTKKPAETRMGSGKGSPEWWVANVKPGRVMFEISGVSEELAREALTRAIHKLPLKARIIKREEGDA, encoded by the coding sequence ATGTTGATTCCCCGTCGAGTCAAGTACCGCAAGCAGCACCACCCGGGTCGCCGTGGCCAGGCCACCGGCGGCACCAAGGTGTCGTTCGGCGAGTACGGCATCCAGGCCCTGACGCCCGCTTACGTGACCAACCGCCAGATCGAGTCCGCTCGTATCGCGGTGACGCGTCACATCAAGCGCGGCGGCAAGGTGTGGATCAACATCTACCCCGACCGTCCGCTCACGAAGAAGCCGGCCGAGACCCGCATGGGTTCCGGTAAGGGTTCGCCCGAGTGGTGGGTCGCCAACGTCAAGCCGGGCCGCGTCATGTTCGAGATCTCGGGTGTCTCCGAGGAGCTCGCACGCGAGGCGCTGACCCGTGCAATCCACAAGCTGCCCCTGAAGGCACGCATCATCAAGCGCGAGGAGGGCGACGCATAA
- the rpsC gene encoding 30S ribosomal protein S3, with protein sequence MGQKVNPYGFRLGVTTDHVSRWFSDSNKPGQRYSDYLAEDVRIRRLLQTSLDRAGVSRIEIERTRDRVRVDIHTARPGIVIGRRGAEAERIRADLEKLTGKQIQLNILEVKNPEADAQLVAQGIAEQLSARVAFRRAMRKGLQGAQRAGAKGVRIQVSGRLGGAEMSRSEFYREGRVPLHTLRANIDYGFYEAKTTFGRIGVKVWIYKGDITNKELAREQANQKSSRPERGDRRRAPKAQEPVAAGVEA encoded by the coding sequence ATGGGTCAGAAGGTAAACCCGTACGGCTTCCGTCTCGGCGTGACCACCGACCACGTGTCGCGGTGGTTCTCCGACTCGAACAAGCCCGGCCAGCGCTACTCGGACTACCTCGCAGAGGACGTCCGCATCCGTCGCCTGCTGCAGACCTCGCTCGACCGCGCGGGTGTCTCGCGCATCGAGATCGAGCGCACGCGTGACCGCGTCCGCGTCGACATCCACACCGCCCGCCCGGGCATCGTGATCGGTCGCCGCGGCGCCGAGGCCGAGCGCATCCGCGCCGACCTCGAGAAGCTCACCGGCAAGCAGATCCAGCTCAACATCCTCGAGGTGAAGAACCCCGAGGCCGACGCCCAGCTCGTCGCGCAGGGCATCGCCGAGCAGCTCTCCGCCCGCGTGGCCTTCCGCCGCGCGATGCGCAAGGGCCTGCAGGGCGCGCAGCGCGCCGGCGCCAAGGGCGTCCGCATCCAGGTCTCCGGCCGCCTCGGCGGCGCCGAGATGAGCCGTTCGGAGTTCTACCGCGAGGGTCGCGTGCCGCTGCACACCCTCCGCGCGAACATCGACTACGGCTTCTACGAGGCGAAGACCACCTTCGGCCGCATCGGCGTGAAGGTCTGGATCTACAAGGGCGACATCACCAACAAGGAGCTCGCCCGCGAGCAGGCCAACCAGAAGTCGTCGCGCCCCGAGCGCGGAGACCGCCGTCGTGCGCCCAAGGCGCAGGAGCCGGTCGCAGCAGGAGTTGAGGCATAA
- the rpsS gene encoding 30S ribosomal protein S19 produces MPRSLKKGPFVDEHLLRKVVTQNEAGSKNVIKTWSRRSMIVPAMLGHTIAVHDGRKHIPVFVTETMVGHKLGEFAPTRTFRGHVKDDKKGRRR; encoded by the coding sequence ATGCCGCGCAGTCTCAAGAAGGGCCCCTTCGTCGACGAGCACCTGCTTCGCAAGGTCGTCACGCAGAACGAGGCCGGTTCCAAGAACGTCATCAAGACGTGGTCGCGTCGCTCGATGATCGTCCCCGCAATGCTGGGTCACACGATCGCCGTGCACGACGGCCGCAAGCACATCCCGGTGTTCGTCACCGAGACCATGGTGGGCCACAAGCTCGGCGAGTTCGCGCCCACCCGCACCTTCCGTGGACACGTGAAGGACGACAAGAAGGGCCGCCGCCGCTGA
- the rplB gene encoding 50S ribosomal protein L2 — protein sequence MAIRKYKPTTPGRRGSSVADFAEITRSTPEKSLLKPLSKSGGRNNQGRITTRHIGGGHKRQYRVIDFRRNDKDGVPAKVAHIEYDPNRTARIALLHFVDGTKRYILAPSRLSQGDLVESGPSADIKPGNNLPLRNIPTGTVVHAIELRPGGGAKMARSAGASVRLVAKDGPYAQLRLPSGEIRNVDARCRATVGEVGNAEQSNINWGKAGRKRWKGVRPTVRGVAMNPIDHPHGGGEGKTSGGRHPVSPWGQAEGRTRRPNKESDKLIVRRRTVGKKRK from the coding sequence ATGGCTATTCGCAAGTACAAGCCCACGACCCCGGGTCGTCGCGGTTCGTCCGTCGCCGACTTCGCGGAGATCACCCGGTCGACGCCGGAGAAGTCGCTGCTGAAGCCCCTGTCCAAGTCGGGCGGGCGCAACAACCAGGGCCGCATCACCACCCGCCACATCGGTGGTGGCCACAAGCGCCAGTACCGCGTCATCGACTTCCGTCGCAACGACAAGGACGGCGTGCCCGCCAAGGTCGCGCACATCGAGTACGACCCGAACCGCACCGCGCGCATCGCGCTGCTGCACTTCGTGGACGGCACCAAGCGCTACATCCTGGCGCCGAGCCGCCTCTCGCAGGGCGACCTCGTCGAGTCGGGTCCCTCGGCCGACATCAAGCCGGGCAACAACCTGCCGCTGCGCAACATCCCGACCGGTACCGTGGTGCACGCCATCGAGCTCCGCCCCGGCGGCGGCGCCAAGATGGCCCGCTCGGCGGGCGCCTCGGTGCGCCTCGTCGCCAAGGACGGCCCTTACGCGCAGCTCCGCCTGCCGTCGGGCGAGATCCGCAACGTCGACGCGCGCTGCCGCGCGACCGTCGGCGAGGTCGGCAACGCCGAGCAGTCGAACATCAACTGGGGCAAGGCCGGCCGCAAGCGCTGGAAGGGCGTCCGCCCGACCGTGCGCGGTGTCGCCATGAACCCGATCGACCACCCGCACGGTGGTGGCGAGGGCAAGACCTCCGGTGGTCGCCACCCGGTCAGCCCCTGGGGTCAGGCCGAGGGCCGCACCCGTCGCCCCAACAAGGAGAGCGACAAGCTCATCGTCCGTCGTCGCACCGTCGGCAAGAAGCGCAAGTAG
- the rplW gene encoding 50S ribosomal protein L23 — translation MSAAWNKDPREIIIAPVVSEKSYNLIDEGKYTFIVDPRANKTEIKLAIEQIFKVEVAQVNTLNRQGKTRRTRFGMGKRKDTKRAIITLKSGSIDIFTAVG, via the coding sequence ATGAGCGCCGCATGGAACAAGGACCCCCGCGAGATCATCATCGCGCCGGTGGTCTCCGAGAAGAGCTACAACCTGATCGACGAGGGCAAGTACACGTTCATCGTGGACCCCCGCGCCAACAAGACCGAGATCAAGCTCGCCATCGAGCAGATCTTCAAGGTCGAGGTCGCGCAGGTGAACACCCTCAACCGCCAGGGCAAGACCCGCCGCACCCGCTTCGGCATGGGCAAGCGCAAGGACACCAAGCGCGCCATCATCACGCTGAAGTCGGGCTCGATCGACATCTTCACGGCTGTCGGCTAA
- the rplD gene encoding 50S ribosomal protein L4, translating to MATSLDIVDVKGKKAGSIELPAELFDVQTNVPLIHQVVVAQLAAARQGTHKTKNRGEVSGAGRKPFKQKGTGRARQGSIRAPHMTGGGVVHGPTPRDYSQRTPKKMIAAALLGALSDRARGSRVHAVEGLFAGETPKTKAAIELLDGVASSKHVLVVLTRDDELNERAVRNIPTVHVLPFDQLNAYDVLVSDDIVFTKAALEGFIASKATKEEVSA from the coding sequence ATGGCTACCTCACTCGACATCGTCGACGTCAAGGGCAAGAAGGCCGGCTCGATCGAGCTGCCCGCCGAGCTCTTCGACGTGCAGACCAACGTCCCGCTGATCCACCAGGTCGTCGTCGCCCAGCTCGCCGCCGCGCGCCAGGGCACGCACAAGACCAAGAACCGCGGTGAGGTCTCCGGTGCCGGCCGCAAGCCCTTCAAGCAGAAGGGCACGGGTCGCGCCCGCCAGGGTTCGATCCGCGCGCCGCACATGACCGGCGGTGGCGTCGTCCACGGCCCGACCCCGCGCGACTACTCGCAGCGCACGCCCAAGAAGATGATCGCCGCAGCCCTGCTCGGCGCGCTCTCCGACCGTGCCCGCGGCAGCCGCGTGCACGCGGTCGAGGGCCTCTTCGCCGGCGAGACGCCGAAGACGAAGGCCGCGATCGAGCTGCTCGACGGCGTCGCGTCGTCGAAGCACGTCCTGGTGGTGCTCACTCGCGACGACGAGCTCAACGAGCGCGCCGTCCGCAACATCCCGACCGTGCACGTGCTGCCGTTCGACCAGCTGAACGCCTACGACGTGCTCGTCTCCGACGACATCGTCTTCACCAAGGCCGCGCTCGAGGGCTTCATCGCCTCGAAGGCCACGAAGGAAGAGGTCTCCGCATGA
- the rpsJ gene encoding 30S ribosomal protein S10: protein MAGQKIRIRLKSYDHEVIDTSARKIVDTVTRAGATVVGPVPLPTEKNVVCVIRSPHKYKDSREHFEMRTHKRLIDIVDPTPKAVDSLMRLDLPADVNIEIKL from the coding sequence ATGGCGGGACAGAAGATCCGCATTCGACTGAAGTCGTACGACCACGAGGTCATCGACACCTCGGCGCGCAAGATCGTCGACACGGTGACCCGCGCGGGTGCGACCGTGGTCGGCCCGGTGCCGCTCCCCACGGAGAAGAACGTGGTGTGCGTCATCCGCTCGCCCCACAAGTACAAGGACAGCCGCGAGCACTTCGAGATGCGCACCCACAAGCGCCTGATCGACATCGTCGACCCGACCCCCAAGGCGGTCGACTCGCTCATGCGCCTCGACCTTCCGGCCGACGTCAACATCGAGATCAAGCTCTGA
- a CDS encoding Mur ligase family protein has product MTEIAPAPITLRPERTDPVALGEVAAAAGAEVAPDAADVQVTGVTFASGQVRPGDLYVGIRGANAHGAQFAGQAAEAGAVALLTDAEGAALAEASALPVLVVPVPREVLGAVAARIYDYTEGTPQLLGVTGTNGKTSTVHLLEGMIGALGEVAGLSSTAERRVAGEVVVAGLTTPESSDMHSLIATMRERGVTTAAIEVSAQALTRHRIDGVRFQVAAFTNLSHDHLDDYASMEEYFDQKVALFQTDRAETGVVSLDTPWGARVVERSGIPVQTITSRDDVEADWRVRTTAVSREGTRFALESPDGERLEAMIPAIGEHHAANAGLAIVMLIAGGRSFDVVRDALAHDGAIPPIPGRTENVAAPGSPAIYVDFGHSADAFAKTLDAVRAVTTGKVIMVFGADGDRDTTKRHDMAAEAVRRSDILVVTDHHPRFEDAASIRRTLAEGALAARPDAELHVVSPPPRAIRLAVSLCTAEDSILWAGPGHQNYREIRGVKTAYSAREQARQALREQGWEAR; this is encoded by the coding sequence TTGACCGAGATCGCCCCCGCGCCGATCACCCTGCGCCCCGAACGCACCGACCCGGTCGCGCTCGGCGAGGTCGCGGCCGCGGCAGGCGCCGAGGTGGCGCCCGACGCGGCGGACGTGCAGGTCACCGGCGTGACGTTCGCGTCGGGCCAGGTGCGCCCGGGCGACCTCTACGTGGGCATCCGCGGCGCGAACGCGCACGGCGCGCAGTTCGCGGGCCAGGCCGCCGAGGCGGGCGCCGTGGCGCTGCTGACCGATGCGGAGGGGGCGGCGCTGGCCGAGGCATCCGCCCTGCCCGTGCTCGTCGTGCCCGTGCCGCGCGAGGTGCTCGGCGCCGTCGCTGCGCGCATCTACGACTACACCGAGGGCACGCCCCAGCTGCTCGGCGTGACCGGCACCAACGGCAAGACGAGCACCGTGCACCTGCTCGAGGGCATGATCGGCGCACTCGGCGAGGTCGCGGGGCTCAGCTCCACCGCGGAGCGGCGCGTCGCCGGCGAGGTCGTCGTCGCCGGGCTCACCACGCCCGAGTCCAGCGACATGCACTCACTCATCGCGACGATGCGCGAGCGCGGCGTCACCACCGCGGCGATCGAGGTGTCGGCGCAGGCCCTCACGCGGCACCGCATCGACGGCGTGCGCTTCCAGGTCGCCGCGTTCACCAACCTCAGCCACGACCACCTCGACGACTACGCGTCGATGGAGGAGTACTTCGACCAGAAGGTGGCCCTGTTCCAGACCGACCGGGCCGAGACCGGCGTGGTCTCGCTCGACACCCCGTGGGGTGCGCGGGTGGTGGAGCGCTCCGGCATCCCGGTGCAGACGATCACCTCGCGCGACGACGTCGAGGCCGACTGGCGCGTGCGGACCACGGCGGTCTCGCGCGAGGGCACCCGCTTCGCACTCGAGAGCCCCGACGGCGAGCGACTCGAGGCCATGATCCCCGCCATCGGCGAGCACCACGCGGCGAACGCGGGCCTCGCCATCGTCATGCTGATCGCGGGCGGGCGCTCGTTCGACGTCGTGCGCGACGCGCTCGCGCACGACGGCGCGATCCCGCCGATCCCCGGTCGCACCGAGAACGTCGCGGCGCCGGGCTCGCCGGCGATCTACGTCGACTTCGGCCACAGCGCCGACGCGTTCGCGAAGACGCTCGACGCGGTGCGCGCGGTGACCACCGGCAAGGTGATCATGGTCTTCGGCGCCGACGGCGACCGCGACACGACGAAGCGCCACGACATGGCGGCCGAGGCGGTGCGGCGCAGCGACATCCTCGTCGTCACCGACCACCACCCGCGGTTCGAGGATGCCGCGTCGATCCGCCGCACGCTCGCGGAGGGCGCGCTCGCGGCGCGGCCCGACGCGGAGCTGCACGTGGTGTCGCCGCCCCCGCGCGCGATCCGGCTCGCGGTCTCGCTCTGCACAGCGGAGGACTCCATCCTGTGGGCGGGCCCGGGGCACCAGAACTACCGCGAGATCCGCGGCGTGAAGACGGCGTACTCGGCTCGCGAGCAGGCGCGTCAGGCGCTCCGGGAGCAGGGCTGGGAGGCGCGCTGA
- the tuf gene encoding elongation factor Tu — MAKAKFERTKPHVNIGTIGHVDHGKTTLTAAISKVLADKYPSDVNVLRDFASIDSAPEERQRGITINISHVEYETPKRHYAHVDAPGHADYIKNMITGAAQMDGAILVVAATDGPMAQTREHVLLAKQVGVPYLLVALNKADMVDDEEILELVELEVRELLSSQGFPGDDAPVVRVSGLKALEGDEQWVNSVLELMEAVDDSIPDPVRDKDKPFLMPIEDVFTITGRGTVVTGRAERGTLKINSEVEIVGIRPTQKTTVTGIEMFHKQLDEAWAGENCGLLLRGLKREEVERGQVVVAPGSVTPHTEFEGTAYILSKDEGGRHNPFYANYRPQFYFRTTDVTGVITLPEGTEMVMPGDTTDMTVDLIQPIAMEEGLGFAIREGGRTVGAGTVTKIIK; from the coding sequence GTGGCTAAGGCCAAGTTCGAGCGGACCAAGCCGCACGTCAACATCGGAACGATCGGTCACGTCGACCACGGCAAGACCACGCTCACCGCTGCGATCTCGAAGGTGCTCGCTGACAAGTACCCGTCGGACGTCAACGTGCTGCGCGACTTCGCTTCGATCGACTCCGCTCCCGAGGAGCGCCAGCGCGGCATCACGATCAACATCTCGCACGTCGAGTACGAGACGCCGAAGCGCCACTACGCGCACGTCGACGCCCCGGGTCACGCCGACTACATCAAGAACATGATCACCGGTGCGGCCCAGATGGACGGCGCGATCCTCGTGGTCGCGGCGACCGACGGCCCCATGGCCCAGACGCGTGAGCACGTGCTGCTCGCCAAGCAGGTCGGCGTTCCCTACCTGCTCGTCGCGCTGAACAAGGCCGACATGGTCGACGACGAGGAGATCCTGGAGCTCGTCGAGCTCGAGGTCCGCGAGCTCCTCTCGAGCCAGGGCTTCCCGGGCGACGACGCTCCGGTCGTGCGCGTCTCGGGCCTCAAGGCGCTCGAGGGCGACGAGCAGTGGGTCAACTCGGTGCTCGAGCTCATGGAGGCCGTGGACGACTCGATCCCGGACCCCGTGCGCGACAAGGACAAGCCGTTCCTCATGCCGATCGAGGACGTCTTCACGATCACCGGTCGTGGAACCGTCGTCACCGGCCGTGCGGAGCGCGGCACGCTGAAGATCAACTCCGAGGTCGAGATCGTCGGCATCCGCCCGACGCAGAAGACCACGGTCACCGGTATCGAGATGTTCCACAAGCAGCTCGACGAGGCGTGGGCCGGCGAGAACTGCGGTCTCCTGCTCCGCGGTCTCAAGCGCGAGGAGGTCGAGCGCGGCCAGGTCGTCGTCGCTCCGGGTTCCGTCACGCCGCACACCGAGTTCGAGGGCACCGCGTACATCCTGTCCAAGGACGAGGGTGGCCGCCACAACCCGTTCTACGCGAACTACCGTCCGCAGTTCTACTTCCGCACCACCGACGTCACCGGCGTCATCACGCTGCCCGAGGGCACCGAGATGGTCATGCCCGGCGACACCACCGACATGACGGTCGACCTGATCCAGCCGATCGCCATGGAGGAGGGCCTCGGCTTCGCCATCCGCGAGGGTGGTCGCACCGTCGGCGCCGGTACGGTCACGAAGATCATCAAGTAG
- the fusA gene encoding elongation factor G has product MAQDVLTDLTKVRNFGIMAHIDAGKTTTTERILFYTGITHKIGEVHDGAATMDWMAQEQERGITITSAATTCFWNNIQLNIIDTPGHVDFTVEVERNLRVLDGAVAVFDGKEGVEPQSETVWRQADKYNVPRICFVNKMDKLGADFYFTVDTIVSRLGAKPLVLQLPIGAENDFLGVIDLVEMRALVWPGDAKGDVTLGAKYEVQEIPADLKDKAEEYRQTLLETVAETDDALLEKYFGGEELTVAEIKGAIRKLTINSEIYPVLCGSAFKNRGVQPMLDAVVDYLPSPLDMPAIEAHDARDEETIVPRHADADEPFAALAFKIMTHPFFGRLTYIRVYSGRLDSGGQVINTAKGKKERIGKIFQMHANKENPVDFVTAGHIYAVIGLKDTTTGDTLSDPNEQVILESMTFPDPVIEVAIEPKTKADQEKLGTAIQKLAEEDPTFRTEQVAETGQTVIKGMGELHLDILVDRMKREFKVEANVGKPQVAYRETLKRKVEKHDYTHKKQTGGSGQFAKIQFAIEPLEVTAETTYEFENKVTGGRIPREYIPSVDAGFQDAMQYGILAGYPMVGVKATLLDGASHDVDSSEMAFKIAGSMGFKEAARKANPVLLEPLMAVEVRTPEEYMGDVIGDLNSRRGQIQSMEDASGVKVIRANVPLSEMFGYIGDLRSKTSGRAVYSMTFESYAEVPKAVADEIVQKNKGE; this is encoded by the coding sequence GTGGCACAGGATGTGCTCACCGACCTGACCAAGGTCCGCAACTTCGGCATCATGGCCCACATCGATGCCGGCAAGACCACCACGACCGAGCGCATCCTGTTCTACACGGGCATCACGCACAAGATCGGCGAGGTGCACGACGGCGCCGCCACGATGGACTGGATGGCGCAGGAGCAGGAGCGCGGCATCACCATCACGTCGGCCGCGACGACGTGCTTCTGGAACAACATCCAGCTGAACATCATCGACACGCCCGGCCACGTCGACTTCACCGTGGAGGTGGAGCGCAACCTCCGCGTGCTCGACGGCGCGGTCGCCGTCTTCGACGGCAAGGAGGGCGTCGAGCCCCAGTCCGAGACCGTCTGGCGCCAGGCCGACAAGTACAACGTGCCGCGCATCTGCTTCGTCAACAAGATGGACAAGCTCGGTGCGGACTTCTACTTCACCGTCGACACCATCGTCAGCCGCCTGGGCGCCAAGCCGCTCGTGCTGCAGCTGCCGATCGGTGCCGAGAACGACTTCCTCGGCGTGATCGACCTCGTCGAGATGCGCGCGCTCGTGTGGCCCGGCGACGCGAAGGGCGACGTGACGCTCGGCGCGAAGTACGAGGTGCAGGAGATCCCGGCCGACCTGAAGGACAAGGCCGAGGAGTACCGCCAGACGCTGCTCGAGACCGTCGCCGAGACCGACGACGCGCTGCTCGAGAAGTACTTCGGCGGCGAGGAGCTCACGGTCGCCGAGATCAAGGGCGCGATCCGCAAGCTCACCATCAACAGCGAGATCTACCCCGTGCTCTGCGGCTCGGCGTTCAAGAACCGCGGCGTGCAGCCCATGCTCGACGCGGTCGTGGACTACCTGCCGTCGCCGCTGGACATGCCGGCCATCGAGGCGCACGACGCCCGCGACGAGGAGACCATCGTCCCGCGTCACGCCGACGCCGACGAGCCGTTCGCCGCGCTCGCGTTCAAGATCATGACGCACCCGTTCTTCGGTCGTCTGACCTACATCCGCGTCTACTCGGGTCGTCTCGACTCGGGCGGCCAGGTCATCAACACGGCCAAGGGCAAGAAGGAGCGCATCGGGAAGATCTTCCAGATGCACGCCAACAAGGAGAACCCGGTCGACTTCGTCACCGCCGGCCACATCTACGCGGTCATCGGCCTGAAGGACACCACCACGGGCGACACCCTGTCCGACCCGAACGAGCAGGTCATCCTCGAGTCGATGACGTTCCCCGACCCCGTGATCGAGGTCGCGATCGAGCCGAAGACCAAGGCCGACCAGGAGAAGCTCGGCACGGCGATCCAGAAGCTCGCCGAGGAGGACCCGACCTTCCGCACCGAGCAGGTCGCGGAGACCGGCCAGACCGTCATCAAGGGCATGGGCGAGCTCCACCTCGACATCCTGGTCGACCGCATGAAGCGGGAGTTCAAGGTCGAGGCGAACGTCGGCAAGCCGCAGGTCGCGTACCGCGAGACCCTGAAGCGCAAGGTCGAGAAGCACGACTACACCCACAAGAAGCAGACGGGTGGATCGGGCCAGTTCGCGAAGATCCAGTTCGCGATCGAGCCGCTCGAGGTCACGGCCGAGACGACCTACGAGTTCGAGAACAAGGTCACCGGTGGTCGCATCCCGCGGGAGTACATCCCCTCGGTCGACGCCGGATTCCAGGACGCGATGCAGTACGGCATCCTCGCCGGATACCCCATGGTGGGTGTCAAGGCGACGCTGCTGGACGGTGCCTCGCACGACGTCGACTCCTCGGAGATGGCGTTCAAGATCGCCGGTTCGATGGGCTTCAAGGAAGCCGCTCGGAAGGCGAACCCGGTTCTGCTCGAGCCGCTGATGGCCGTCGAGGTGCGTACGCCCGAGGAGTACATGGGCGACGTCATCGGCGACCTGAACTCGCGCCGCGGGCAGATCCAGTCGATGGAGGACGCCAGTGGTGTGAAGGTGATTCGCGCCAACGTCCCGCTGTCGGAGATGTTCGGTTACATCGGCGACCTGCGGTCGAAGACCTCGGGCCGCGCGGTGTACTCGATGACCTTCGAGAGCTACGCGGAGGTCCCGAAGGCGGTCGCCGACGAGATCGTCCAGAAGAACAAGGGCGAGTAG
- the rpsG gene encoding 30S ribosomal protein S7, protein MPRKGPAPKRPVVADPVYGSPVVSQLVNKILVDGKKDLAQRIVYDALENVASKSGQDAVVTLKKALDNVRPTLEVRSRRVGGSTYQVPVEVKPHRANTLALRWLTSYAKARREKTMTERLTNEILDASNGLGAAVKRREDTHKMAESNRAFAHYRW, encoded by the coding sequence ATGCCTCGCAAGGGACCCGCTCCGAAGCGCCCCGTCGTCGCCGACCCGGTCTACGGCTCGCCCGTCGTCAGCCAGCTCGTCAACAAGATCCTCGTCGACGGCAAGAAGGACCTCGCGCAGCGCATCGTCTACGACGCGCTCGAGAACGTCGCCTCGAAGTCCGGCCAGGACGCCGTCGTGACCCTCAAGAAGGCCCTCGACAACGTGCGCCCGACCCTCGAGGTCCGCTCGCGTCGCGTCGGCGGCTCGACCTACCAGGTCCCCGTCGAGGTCAAGCCCCACCGTGCGAACACCCTGGCGCTGCGCTGGCTCACCAGCTACGCCAAGGCCCGCCGCGAGAAGACCATGACCGAGCGTCTCACCAACGAGATCCTCGACGCCTCGAACGGCCTGGGTGCCGCGGTCAAGCGCCGCGAGGACACCCACAAGATGGCCGAGTCGAACCGCGCCTTCGCCCACTACCGCTGGTAA
- the rpsL gene encoding 30S ribosomal protein S12, with protein sequence MPTIQQLVRKGRSPKVDKTKAPALKANPQQRGVCTRVYTTTPKKPNSALRKVARVKLSNGTEVTAYIPGEGHNLQEHSMVLVRGGRVKDLPGVRYKIIRGALDTQAVKNRKQSRSRYGAKMEKK encoded by the coding sequence GTGCCCACCATTCAGCAGCTGGTCCGCAAGGGCCGCTCGCCGAAGGTCGACAAGACCAAGGCCCCGGCCCTGAAGGCCAACCCCCAGCAGCGCGGCGTCTGCACGCGCGTCTACACCACCACCCCGAAGAAGCCGAACTCGGCGCTGCGCAAGGTCGCCCGCGTGAAGCTCTCGAACGGCACCGAGGTCACCGCCTACATCCCCGGTGAGGGCCACAACCTGCAGGAGCACTCGATGGTGCTCGTCCGCGGCGGTCGTGTGAAGGACCTCCCCGGCGTCCGCTACAAGATCATCCGCGGCGCGCTCGACACGCAGGCGGTCAAGAACCGCAAGCAGTCGCGCAGCCGCTACGGCGCGAAGATGGAGAAGAAGTAA
- a CDS encoding spermidine/putrescine ABC transporter substrate-binding protein, with protein sequence MDGSIEARVSHEVDNWLRWLPRWRPGTARARVRLCRRCFGSPILAAAGLEVDVPHGVQHALSMRMKGIIDVAVDDYTDRNLPLLHRELRQAEERKARRPYRPGEGLDPEYRGLELDPDPSPDQPFLFTIGGLERDAAEGAEAEHPRPLSAEEKAAIREEVRLADEFAKQIGRRICAALRDHRARIAEGIAGVVEPQVAELLADLDRELDSPMWPGP encoded by the coding sequence ATGGACGGGTCGATCGAGGCTCGGGTCAGCCACGAGGTCGACAACTGGCTCCGCTGGCTCCCGCGGTGGCGCCCCGGCACCGCACGTGCCCGGGTGCGGCTCTGCCGACGCTGCTTCGGCTCGCCGATCCTCGCCGCGGCGGGCCTCGAGGTCGACGTGCCGCACGGCGTGCAGCACGCCCTGTCGATGCGCATGAAGGGCATCATCGACGTGGCCGTCGACGACTACACCGACCGCAACCTCCCGCTGCTGCACCGCGAGCTGCGCCAGGCCGAGGAGCGCAAGGCGCGTCGGCCCTACCGTCCGGGCGAGGGGCTCGACCCCGAGTACCGCGGACTCGAGCTCGATCCGGACCCGTCGCCCGACCAGCCGTTCCTGTTCACGATCGGCGGGCTCGAGCGCGACGCGGCGGAGGGCGCGGAGGCGGAGCATCCGCGCCCCCTCTCGGCCGAGGAGAAGGCCGCCATCCGCGAGGAGGTCCGGCTGGCGGACGAGTTCGCGAAGCAGATCGGGCGCCGCATCTGCGCCGCGCTGCGCGACCACCGCGCGCGCATCGCGGAGGGGATCGCCGGCGTCGTCGAGCCGCAGGTCGCCGAGCTCCTCGCCGACCTCGACCGCGAGCTCGACTCGCCCATGTGGCCGGGGCCCTGA